One part of the Clostridium thermosuccinogenes genome encodes these proteins:
- a CDS encoding M56 family metallopeptidase — protein MSISASVAGIIILLLGKLKKLPRRLVHILWVIPFLRMWIPVGIPSKYSLMTLISKFTTKAVVVYDGALDFTVTNHLMAADSYFPINYKVSLLDALFSVASIVWIGVAVAFLIVYAILYAVAKSETKDAILLRDNIYVSDRITSPAAYGIFRPKIIIPRGYELRDLRYILEHESAHIQRKDNFWRILAVISASVHWFNPFIWLFLKKFLEVTELACDERVLAGCVEDEKKAYALALVDCTESRNAFASAFGGAKLRVRIEHILSYRKLSAISIIGLTAFAIAIGYALLTNAS, from the coding sequence ATGAGCATATCGGCATCGGTTGCCGGCATCATCATTTTGCTGTTAGGGAAGCTCAAAAAGCTCCCACGGCGCCTGGTTCATATATTGTGGGTAATTCCTTTTCTTAGGATGTGGATTCCGGTGGGAATACCAAGCAAATACAGCCTTATGACATTGATTTCGAAGTTTACCACAAAGGCTGTGGTCGTATATGACGGGGCCTTGGATTTTACCGTTACAAATCATTTAATGGCCGCGGACAGCTACTTTCCGATTAACTATAAAGTGAGTTTGCTGGATGCCTTATTCAGCGTCGCTTCTATCGTCTGGATTGGTGTTGCTGTTGCCTTTCTTATTGTTTATGCAATCCTTTATGCTGTTGCAAAATCTGAAACAAAAGATGCCATTCTGTTACGAGATAACATATATGTTTCAGACAGGATAACCTCACCGGCAGCATACGGTATTTTTCGCCCGAAGATCATCATTCCCAGGGGATATGAGCTGCGGGACCTGCGATACATTCTGGAACATGAATCTGCCCATATTCAACGCAAGGACAATTTTTGGCGTATCCTTGCTGTCATCTCCGCCTCTGTTCATTGGTTCAATCCATTTATCTGGCTGTTTTTAAAGAAGTTCCTAGAGGTAACTGAACTGGCCTGCGATGAGCGAGTATTGGCAGGCTGCGTAGAAGATGAGAAAAAAGCTTACGCATTAGCCCTTGTTGACTGTACCGAAAGCAGGAATGCTTTTGCATCGGCATTCGGTGGAGCAAAGCTACGGGTGCGCATTGAGCATATTCTCTCATATAGAAAGCTGTCAGCCATTTCAATCATTGGTTTGACTGCATTTGCCATTGCGATTGGGTATGCGCTTCTGACAAATGCTTCTTAG
- a CDS encoding MarR family winged helix-turn-helix transcriptional regulator has protein sequence MLSYNENDITGKLIHNLWAIHHVMCSISGGRAGQKRILTILLRNGTVTQAELTEHLGIHPGSASEVLSKLENSGLIHREENRADRRTIDICLTEKGKAEAEIALAQREQAKKEMFSVLSEKEQAELLALLEKLMADWNTRYARQAERGRK, from the coding sequence ATGCTTTCATATAATGAAAATGATATCACCGGTAAGCTGATACATAACCTCTGGGCTATCCATCATGTTATGTGCAGTATATCGGGCGGAAGAGCTGGTCAGAAGCGCATTCTTACCATACTCTTGCGGAACGGAACAGTGACCCAGGCGGAACTGACGGAGCACCTTGGAATTCATCCTGGTTCGGCCAGTGAGGTGTTATCAAAACTGGAAAACTCCGGCCTGATACATCGGGAGGAAAACAGAGCCGATCGGAGAACCATCGATATTTGCCTGACAGAAAAAGGCAAAGCAGAAGCAGAGATCGCCCTTGCCCAGCGCGAGCAAGCAAAAAAAGAGATGTTTTCAGTTCTTTCTGAAAAGGAGCAAGCCGAGCTTCTTGCCCTGCTGGAAAAGCTGATGGCAGACTGGAACACACGCTATGCTCGGCAGGCGGAAAGAGGTAGAAAATGA
- a CDS encoding BlaI/MecI/CopY family transcriptional regulator: MQKLFDSEIKVMEIIWENEPISAKQISLIAAEQIGWNKNTTYTVVKKLESKGYIKREEPGFICSSLISREDVCKAEAQSLVDKFFGGSKKALFSALLQDEKLSSEELDELRKMIEER; encoded by the coding sequence ATGCAGAAATTATTTGACAGCGAAATTAAGGTCATGGAAATCATATGGGAAAATGAACCCATCAGTGCCAAGCAGATCAGTCTGATTGCCGCGGAGCAGATCGGTTGGAACAAGAACACCACATATACAGTTGTTAAAAAGCTTGAAAGCAAAGGATATATCAAAAGAGAAGAACCGGGCTTCATTTGTTCCTCTCTGATATCCCGGGAGGATGTCTGCAAAGCTGAGGCCCAAAGCCTTGTTGACAAGTTCTTTGGTGGTTCAAAAAAGGCGCTTTTCTCTGCTTTGCTCCAGGATGAAAAGCTCTCTTCCGAAGAATTGGATGAATTGAGAAAGATGATTGAAGAGAGGTGA
- a CDS encoding ABC transporter ATP-binding protein encodes MADKNYSVPPANSSGFFRPGRGGAAVKPKNMKGTLYRLWQLTRGKRNGLGFIFLLSALGSAAAILSPYVTGKAVTVISTRGAISGILACLMGLYLCDWLVKFLQQYLMASIVQRIIHHIRSTLFEKMRELPISFFDRRQHGELMSRLTNDIDNISTTISNSLTSLMTHCFTVVGILVMMLYLSPLLTLVSLLGVAMIFMLTKIVTGKTRKLFAMQQKNLGSLNGQVEESISGLAVVKAFCREEQMEIDFEERNDALYQASVKALIWSGYLMPLMNVINNLCFVLIAVISSIMFVNGSISSIGLITSFLLYMRQFTRPFVDIANIYNSFQTAVAGAERIFEILDEQSEPEDIPNAYSLKRPRGDFEFNHVWFGYDPNRPVLKDICLKIPAGTQVAIVGPTGSGKTTLINLLTRFYDVTSGSITLDGHDLREYKQSDLRDAFGVVLQDTALFAESVKYNISYGHKGATMEQIREAAKIAGADGFIERMPKGYDTILEQGGQELSQGERQLLTIARAVLADAPIMILDEATSSVDTVTERKIRRAMLNICKSRTSFIIAHRLSTIRDSDLIILIENGEIAEQGTHDELMAAGGKYASMYRTQTGE; translated from the coding sequence ATGGCAGATAAGAATTATTCCGTTCCTCCGGCAAACAGCAGCGGATTCTTCCGCCCAGGACGGGGCGGCGCTGCTGTAAAGCCCAAAAACATGAAAGGAACTCTGTACCGGCTCTGGCAGCTAACGCGAGGAAAACGGAATGGTCTCGGTTTTATCTTTCTTTTGTCTGCCTTAGGCTCAGCAGCGGCCATTCTTTCCCCCTATGTCACAGGTAAAGCTGTGACTGTTATCAGCACCAGAGGTGCCATCAGCGGTATTCTCGCCTGTCTGATGGGCTTATATCTCTGCGACTGGCTGGTCAAGTTCCTGCAGCAATATCTGATGGCATCCATTGTACAGCGCATCATTCATCATATACGCAGTACGCTTTTTGAAAAGATGCGCGAGCTGCCCATTTCTTTTTTCGACCGGCGCCAGCACGGTGAACTGATGAGCCGTCTGACCAACGATATCGACAATATCAGCACAACGATATCAAATTCTCTGACATCGCTCATGACCCACTGCTTTACCGTCGTTGGAATCCTAGTCATGATGCTCTACCTCAGCCCTCTGCTGACACTGGTATCCCTTTTGGGCGTGGCAATGATTTTTATGCTGACAAAAATTGTGACAGGAAAGACAAGAAAGCTCTTTGCCATGCAGCAGAAAAACCTTGGCTCGCTGAATGGTCAGGTGGAAGAAAGCATTTCAGGATTAGCGGTTGTAAAAGCCTTCTGCCGGGAAGAACAGATGGAAATTGATTTTGAAGAGAGGAACGACGCCCTCTATCAGGCCTCTGTCAAAGCATTGATCTGGTCCGGATATCTGATGCCACTGATGAATGTCATCAACAACCTGTGTTTTGTGCTCATTGCGGTTATCAGCAGCATAATGTTTGTAAATGGCAGCATCAGCAGCATAGGTCTGATCACTAGCTTTCTTCTCTATATGCGCCAGTTCACCAGACCCTTTGTAGATATTGCAAATATATACAACAGCTTTCAGACAGCAGTCGCCGGTGCAGAACGCATATTTGAAATACTGGATGAGCAATCGGAGCCGGAGGATATTCCCAATGCATACAGTCTGAAAAGGCCACGGGGCGACTTCGAATTCAACCATGTCTGGTTCGGCTATGACCCTAACAGACCTGTGCTCAAAGATATATGCCTGAAAATACCGGCAGGCACACAGGTAGCCATTGTAGGACCCACCGGTTCAGGTAAAACAACCCTGATCAATCTACTGACCAGATTTTATGATGTGACCAGTGGCAGCATTACTCTTGATGGCCATGACCTGCGGGAATACAAGCAGAGCGATCTACGGGATGCTTTTGGTGTCGTTTTACAGGACACAGCGTTGTTTGCCGAATCGGTCAAATACAATATCAGCTATGGTCACAAGGGTGCAACTATGGAACAGATCCGGGAAGCCGCCAAAATTGCCGGTGCTGACGGGTTTATAGAACGGATGCCTAAAGGCTATGATACCATCCTGGAACAAGGCGGACAAGAGCTTTCTCAAGGCGAACGCCAGCTGCTGACCATCGCCAGAGCAGTTCTGGCCGATGCGCCGATCATGATCCTGGACGAAGCAACCAGTTCCGTGGATACGGTAACCGAGCGAAAGATCCGTCGTGCCATGCTGAACATCTGTAAAAGCAGGACATCTTTCATCATTGCCCATAGACTGTCCACGATACGCGACTCTGATCTGATCATTTTGATTGAAAACGGAGAAATCGCAGAACAAGGCACCCACGACGAGCTCATGGCTGCCGGTGGAAAGTATGCATCCATGTACCGTACCCAAACAGGAGAATGA
- a CDS encoding ABC transporter ATP-binding protein has protein sequence MKLIFQYLRRHIYIFLISTLFLTLEAVADLLQPTFMSYIVDKGVENADIRKILSYGAVMLCIVLLGAVSAVMRNIFASRTSQAIGKELRRDMYHRVQTLSLENIDRLQPASVITRITNDVAQIQEFINGMMRIMAKAPITCVGAIVLIIVQTPRQAPIMIAIIMVVAALIFGNVKIGYPRFAKVQNKLDKLNGVAREFLTSVRVVKAFNAEREEAKKFNMASNELATASTEALQVMSVFFPLINLSVNFGIVILLWISKSQDVSQIGKLMASINYMTQVLFSVTIISNVINVAVRAIASSRRIQEVLDEKPAQVVPDRPQRPEILGDICFEHVSFAYANAGKDALHNIDFHIKSGETIGIIGPTGSGKTTLINLILGFYDAQEGKVLIDGCDVKQIDKKWLRSAVAIAPQKALLFSGTIRENLLWGDSKADDEALQKAAEIACADFIQKTERGYDTVLGQGGVNLSGGQKQRLSLARALVRNPKILILDDCTSALDAETEAAVLRGLRSLSGSMTILLISQRISTVRKADRILCLEQGEMKGFGTHEELLASCPLYRDIYDSQIGGDSHGR, from the coding sequence ATGAAGCTGATCTTTCAATATTTACGCAGGCATATCTATATTTTTCTGATTTCCACCTTGTTTCTGACGCTGGAAGCGGTGGCAGATCTTCTGCAGCCAACCTTTATGTCGTATATCGTAGACAAAGGCGTTGAAAATGCAGATATACGAAAAATACTTTCCTATGGTGCAGTTATGCTCTGTATCGTTCTGTTAGGCGCTGTTTCAGCGGTAATGAGGAATATCTTTGCCAGCCGTACCTCCCAGGCCATCGGCAAGGAACTACGCCGGGATATGTACCACCGGGTGCAGACCCTTTCTCTGGAAAATATCGACCGTTTGCAGCCTGCTTCCGTCATTACGCGCATCACAAATGATGTGGCGCAAATCCAGGAGTTCATCAACGGCATGATGCGCATAATGGCCAAAGCTCCCATTACATGTGTTGGAGCCATCGTACTGATCATCGTTCAAACCCCCAGGCAGGCCCCCATTATGATCGCGATCATAATGGTGGTTGCCGCGCTTATTTTCGGAAATGTTAAAATTGGCTATCCTCGCTTTGCCAAGGTGCAGAATAAGTTGGACAAGCTCAATGGCGTAGCCAGAGAGTTTCTGACCTCCGTAAGAGTCGTGAAGGCTTTCAACGCTGAGCGCGAAGAGGCAAAAAAATTCAACATGGCATCAAACGAACTGGCAACTGCCAGCACCGAAGCATTGCAGGTTATGTCGGTGTTTTTCCCACTCATCAACTTAAGCGTAAATTTCGGCATAGTAATCCTTCTTTGGATATCCAAAAGCCAGGACGTCTCTCAGATCGGCAAATTGATGGCCTCAATCAATTATATGACTCAAGTGCTCTTTTCCGTCACCATAATCTCAAATGTCATCAATGTTGCCGTCCGTGCAATAGCATCTTCCCGCCGCATTCAGGAGGTGCTGGACGAGAAGCCGGCTCAGGTGGTGCCGGATCGTCCACAGAGGCCCGAGATTCTGGGTGATATTTGCTTTGAACATGTGTCCTTTGCTTACGCCAATGCTGGAAAAGACGCTCTGCACAACATTGATTTTCACATAAAATCCGGGGAGACCATCGGTATTATAGGACCCACCGGTTCAGGGAAAACTACACTGATCAACCTGATCCTAGGCTTCTATGATGCACAGGAAGGCAAGGTACTGATAGATGGCTGTGATGTCAAGCAGATCGATAAAAAATGGCTTCGAAGTGCTGTGGCTATAGCTCCTCAGAAAGCGCTCCTATTCAGTGGCACAATCCGTGAAAACCTCCTCTGGGGCGACAGCAAAGCGGATGATGAAGCTTTGCAAAAAGCTGCTGAGATTGCCTGTGCCGACTTTATTCAAAAAACAGAACGAGGTTATGACACTGTATTAGGGCAAGGCGGTGTCAATCTATCCGGCGGGCAGAAACAGCGTCTGTCTCTTGCCAGAGCGCTTGTGCGCAATCCTAAAATATTGATTCTTGACGACTGCACCAGCGCCCTTGACGCTGAAACTGAGGCAGCTGTTCTGCGTGGTCTTCGCAGTCTCTCCGGCAGCATGACAATACTGCTCATCAGCCAGCGCATCTCAACAGTGAGAAAGGCTGACCGCATCCTTTGCCTTGAGCAGGGAGAGATGAAAGGCTTCGGAACACACGAAGAGCTGCTGGCATCCTGCCCGCTTTACCGTGATATTTATGATTCTCAGATAGGAGGCGATAGCCATGGCAGATAA
- the purE gene encoding 5-(carboxyamino)imidazole ribonucleotide mutase codes for MEKKPKVAVVMGSDSDLPVLKSCFGILKEFGVEVEAMVCSAHRTPDKAAEFAKNAEKNGIDVIIAAAGKAAHLPGVLAAYTTLPVIGIPIKSSTLDGMDSLLSIVQMPSGIPVATVAIDGADNAALLAIQILSVGYPEFRAMLKDYKKKLADKVEEKNKALKSKLQDID; via the coding sequence GTGGAAAAGAAGCCTAAAGTGGCGGTTGTAATGGGCAGCGATTCGGATCTGCCGGTTTTGAAGAGCTGTTTTGGCATATTGAAAGAATTTGGAGTGGAAGTGGAGGCAATGGTTTGCTCTGCTCACAGAACACCCGATAAAGCTGCTGAGTTTGCAAAAAACGCAGAAAAAAACGGCATTGACGTAATTATCGCCGCTGCAGGAAAAGCGGCGCATCTTCCAGGGGTTCTGGCAGCCTATACCACCCTTCCTGTAATTGGAATTCCAATAAAATCATCAACGCTGGACGGCATGGATTCTTTACTTTCCATAGTCCAGATGCCCAGCGGCATCCCTGTGGCGACAGTTGCCATAGATGGTGCCGACAATGCGGCACTGCTGGCAATCCAGATTTTGTCCGTAGGGTATCCGGAGTTTAGGGCGATGCTGAAAGACTATAAGAAGAAGCTGGCAGACAAGGTGGAGGAAAAGAACAAAGCTTTGAAAAGCAAACTGCAGGATATTGATTAA
- a CDS encoding NCS2 family permease, whose protein sequence is MDKFFKLKENGTNVRTEVVAGITTFFTMAYIIFVNPSILSQTGMPWDGVFVATIIAAVIGTLIMALVANVPYAQAPGMGLNAFFTYTVCFALGFSWQQALAIVFICGIINIIITVTQIRKSIIKAIPVSLQHAIGGGIGLFIAYIGVKNAQFIKFTADAPFLSVIKDGSGEVATVVAGGGAVPALVNFTDKNAQLALIGLVIMIVLMLLRVKGAILIGVIATTLIGIPMGITSFSGDSHSVKAISDTFLKLDFSGLFSDTSRIFVVLSTILAFSMSDTFDTIGTFIGTGRKSGIFDDKDEAALFSGKGFKSKLDKALFADATATSIGALFGTSNTTTYVESAAGIAEGGRTGLTSVVTAILFLACLFLTPIAGAVPSAATAPALIIVGILMAGAFKKIDWEEFSEALPAFLTVAVMAFSYSISNGIAAGFIVHVIAKVVTGKAKEVHPIMYIVSALFLINFVIAGILGL, encoded by the coding sequence GTGGACAAGTTTTTCAAATTGAAAGAAAACGGCACAAATGTACGTACTGAAGTTGTGGCAGGTATAACTACATTTTTTACTATGGCTTATATTATTTTTGTTAATCCGAGCATCCTTTCCCAGACCGGAATGCCTTGGGACGGAGTGTTCGTAGCAACTATCATTGCAGCGGTTATCGGCACTTTGATTATGGCTCTGGTTGCCAATGTTCCTTATGCACAGGCTCCGGGCATGGGTTTAAATGCTTTCTTTACCTATACGGTCTGCTTTGCTTTAGGGTTTAGCTGGCAGCAAGCACTGGCTATAGTATTTATATGTGGTATTATAAATATAATTATTACAGTTACTCAGATAAGGAAGTCCATCATAAAGGCGATTCCTGTATCTCTGCAGCATGCGATCGGAGGAGGTATAGGACTTTTCATTGCTTATATAGGTGTTAAGAATGCTCAGTTTATTAAGTTCACAGCAGATGCTCCCTTCCTTTCAGTAATCAAGGATGGTTCCGGTGAAGTTGCTACTGTTGTTGCCGGTGGAGGAGCTGTTCCTGCGTTGGTTAACTTCACTGACAAGAATGCGCAGCTGGCGCTCATCGGATTGGTAATAATGATCGTGCTCATGCTTCTCAGGGTTAAAGGTGCTATACTTATCGGGGTTATTGCAACAACACTTATAGGTATACCTATGGGAATTACCAGTTTCAGCGGAGACAGCCATTCAGTTAAAGCTATATCCGATACTTTCTTAAAATTGGATTTTTCAGGACTTTTCAGTGACACTTCCCGCATATTCGTAGTGCTTTCAACCATTCTTGCTTTCAGCATGTCCGATACTTTTGATACAATAGGAACCTTTATAGGAACCGGTAGAAAGAGCGGAATATTTGATGATAAAGATGAAGCTGCCCTGTTCAGCGGCAAAGGTTTCAAATCCAAGCTGGATAAAGCCTTGTTTGCAGATGCGACCGCTACATCCATAGGCGCATTGTTCGGTACCAGCAATACCACCACTTATGTTGAGAGTGCTGCAGGTATAGCAGAAGGAGGAAGGACCGGACTTACTTCAGTAGTTACAGCAATTCTTTTCCTCGCATGCTTGTTCCTTACTCCGATTGCAGGAGCAGTTCCGTCTGCAGCTACAGCTCCGGCTCTTATAATAGTTGGTATACTTATGGCAGGTGCTTTCAAGAAAATAGACTGGGAAGAATTTTCGGAAGCTCTTCCGGCATTCCTTACCGTAGCTGTTATGGCATTCAGCTACAGCATATCCAACGGTATTGCCGCCGGATTTATAGTTCATGTAATAGCTAAAGTGGTAACAGGAAAAGCAAAAGAAGTACATCCTATAATGTATATAGTTAGTGCACTCTTCCTGATTAACTTTGTAATAGCAGGAATTTTAGGACTCTAA
- the guaA gene encoding glutamine-hydrolyzing GMP synthase — protein MKNELVLVLDFGGQYNQLIARRVREADVYCEVLPYNTSIERIKSMNPKGIIFTGGPASVLDENAPFCDREVFNLGVPVLGICYGMQLMAVMLGGSVTKAPQREYGKVDIRIKGNSLLMDRVDCETTCWMSHTYHVEKLPEGFVAIAGSDNCPIAAMENTEKKFYGVQFHPEVVHTPKGREMLHNFLYKVCGCSGDWKMSSFVEQSIKSIREKVGDKKVLCALSGGVDSSVAAVLIHKAVGKQLTCIFVDHGLLRKYEADQVEQVFKEQYDINLIRVNAQDRFLDKLKGVSDPERKRKIIGEEFIRVFEDEAKKIGKVDFLVQGTIYPDVIESGTGNAAVIKSHHNVGGLPDHVDFKEIIEPLRNLFKDEVRKVGEELGIPAHIVWRQPFPGPGLAIRIIGDITREKLEILRDSDYIFREEIAKAGLDREINQYFTVLTDMRSVGVMGDERTYDYTLALRAVTTTDFMTADWARIPYDVLERVSNRIVNEVKHINRIVYDITSKPPATIEWE, from the coding sequence TTGAAAAATGAGTTAGTGCTGGTGCTGGATTTTGGTGGGCAGTACAACCAGCTTATTGCCAGAAGAGTAAGGGAAGCAGATGTTTACTGCGAAGTTCTCCCATACAATACTTCAATTGAACGTATAAAATCCATGAATCCGAAAGGGATCATATTCACCGGAGGGCCGGCATCGGTTCTGGATGAAAACGCTCCTTTCTGCGACAGGGAAGTGTTCAATCTTGGAGTGCCGGTACTGGGAATATGCTATGGTATGCAGCTTATGGCTGTAATGCTGGGCGGAAGTGTTACCAAGGCTCCCCAGAGGGAGTATGGAAAGGTGGACATCCGTATTAAAGGAAATAGCCTTTTGATGGATAGGGTGGACTGCGAAACCACATGCTGGATGAGCCATACATATCATGTTGAAAAACTTCCGGAAGGCTTTGTGGCGATTGCAGGTTCCGACAACTGTCCGATAGCAGCCATGGAGAATACTGAGAAAAAGTTCTACGGTGTACAGTTCCATCCTGAGGTTGTCCACACTCCCAAGGGAAGGGAGATGCTCCATAACTTTCTCTATAAGGTTTGCGGCTGTTCCGGGGACTGGAAGATGTCTTCCTTTGTGGAGCAGTCGATAAAATCCATAAGGGAAAAGGTAGGGGACAAGAAGGTTTTGTGCGCCCTTTCCGGCGGTGTGGATTCGTCGGTGGCTGCCGTGCTTATACATAAAGCGGTAGGAAAACAGCTGACGTGCATATTTGTCGATCACGGGCTTTTGAGAAAATACGAAGCCGACCAGGTGGAACAGGTGTTTAAAGAACAGTATGATATCAACCTGATCAGGGTGAATGCTCAGGATAGATTCCTGGACAAGCTTAAAGGTGTTTCCGATCCTGAGAGGAAAAGAAAGATAATCGGAGAGGAATTCATAAGGGTTTTTGAGGATGAAGCAAAGAAAATAGGCAAGGTGGATTTTCTGGTACAGGGCACCATTTATCCCGATGTTATAGAAAGCGGCACCGGCAATGCGGCAGTAATCAAGAGCCACCACAATGTAGGCGGATTGCCGGATCATGTGGATTTCAAGGAGATTATCGAGCCCTTGAGAAACCTGTTTAAGGATGAAGTAAGGAAGGTAGGGGAAGAACTGGGAATACCGGCCCATATCGTATGGAGACAGCCTTTCCCGGGTCCGGGTCTGGCGATCAGGATAATTGGTGATATAACCAGGGAGAAGCTGGAGATACTGAGGGATTCGGATTACATTTTCAGGGAAGAAATAGCGAAAGCCGGTCTTGACAGGGAGATCAACCAGTACTTCACCGTGCTCACCGACATGAGAAGCGTAGGTGTCATGGGGGATGAGAGAACCTATGATTACACCCTTGCCTTAAGGGCTGTTACCACTACTGATTTTATGACTGCGGACTGGGCCAGGATACCTTACGATGTGCTGGAAAGAGTATCCAACAGGATAGTGAATGAAGTTAAACATATAAACAGGATAGTGTATGATATCACTTCGAAGCCGCCGGCTACCATCGAATGGGAATAA
- a CDS encoding TIGR01212 family radical SAM protein (This family includes YhcC from E. coli K-12, an uncharacterized radical SAM protein.): protein MLYNKFSDYLKKRYGSKVYKLPVNIPVTCPNRDGRLNSKGCIFCGEEGAGFENLPCSMGVREQLEKNSKYIGGKYNSDKFIAYFQNYSNTYLPLEAFEKYILEACLDDVVAIYISTRPDCINERYLDFMARVKDEKHIDIVIELGLQTVNYHTLKQLGRGHGLAEFIDAVFRINRYGLEACAHYIADLPMDDREDVKEGARILSALGVKQVKCHSLYILEGTVMGDMYLRGEISPVDKEEFIERTITFLEYLNPEIVVQRLLGRAPEERTLFCNWGTSWWKIRDEIEEKMMREGRYQGSKFNYLNGSALMADI from the coding sequence ATGCTATATAATAAATTTTCTGATTACCTTAAAAAAAGATACGGATCAAAAGTGTACAAGCTGCCGGTGAACATCCCTGTCACATGTCCAAACAGGGATGGAAGGCTAAACAGCAAAGGCTGTATATTTTGCGGCGAAGAAGGGGCAGGTTTCGAAAACCTGCCTTGCTCCATGGGTGTGAGGGAGCAGTTGGAAAAGAACTCAAAATATATAGGTGGAAAATACAATTCCGATAAGTTCATAGCATATTTCCAGAATTATTCCAACACTTATCTTCCTCTGGAAGCCTTTGAAAAATATATTCTTGAGGCCTGCCTGGACGATGTTGTGGCTATTTATATATCTACCCGGCCGGATTGCATCAATGAAAGATATCTGGATTTTATGGCAAGGGTGAAAGATGAAAAGCATATTGACATTGTAATAGAGCTGGGCCTTCAGACAGTAAACTACCATACTTTGAAGCAGCTTGGCCGGGGTCATGGCCTGGCTGAGTTTATCGATGCCGTGTTCCGTATAAACCGGTACGGGCTGGAGGCTTGTGCCCATTACATTGCCGACCTGCCGATGGACGACCGGGAGGATGTGAAGGAAGGAGCCAGGATTCTTTCGGCGTTGGGAGTAAAGCAGGTGAAATGCCATTCCCTTTATATACTGGAAGGTACCGTCATGGGCGACATGTATTTGAGAGGGGAGATTTCTCCTGTTGATAAGGAGGAATTTATCGAACGGACAATAACCTTCCTGGAATATCTGAATCCGGAAATAGTGGTACAAAGGCTCTTAGGCCGGGCGCCCGAAGAGAGGACATTATTTTGCAACTGGGGGACCAGCTGGTGGAAGATAAGGGATGAAATTGAGGAAAAGATGATGAGGGAAGGCCGATATCAGGGCAGCAAATTTAACTACCTCAATGGAAGCGCACTTATGGCGGATATATGA